One part of the Marinobacter sp. M3C genome encodes these proteins:
- the rpsO gene encoding 30S ribosomal protein S15 — protein sequence MALSANEKAQIVKDYQQAESDTGSPEVQVALLSANINKLQGHFKINKQDHHSRRGLIRMVNQRRKLLDYLKGKNADRYLELIKRLALRR from the coding sequence ATGGCACTTTCTGCCAACGAGAAAGCTCAGATTGTTAAAGATTACCAGCAGGCTGAAAGCGATACCGGTTCTCCTGAAGTTCAGGTGGCACTGCTTAGCGCTAACATCAACAAGCTGCAGGGTCACTTCAAGATCAACAAGCAAGACCACCATTCACGCCGCGGTCTGATCCGTATGGTAAACCAGCGTCGTAAGCTGCTGGATTACCTGAAAGGCAAGAATGCTGATCGTTACCTTGAGCTGATCAAGCGTTTGGCTCTGCGTCGCTAA
- the pnp gene encoding polyribonucleotide nucleotidyltransferase — protein sequence MEPKPVTKTFELGGKTVTLETGRIARQATGAVLVTIDDISVLGTVVGAKEAKPGQGFFPLTVNYTEKTYSVGKIPGGFFKREARPTEKETLTSRLIDRPIRPLFPNGFMNEVQVVLTVMSANKTQDPDIAAMLAASAALAISGIPFEGPIGASRVGFTNERGYFLNPTHEERSTSLLDMIVAGTEDAVLMVESQAKSLTEDQMLGAVLFAHQEMQTAVSAIKEFAAEIGKPRWEWQAETVNAELMGAIKADFADAIAEAYSIRDKMDRYARLGEIKAAAVAKLAGDEEGKHSAEDVKKCFGKTEKHVVRQQVIDGKPRIDGRDTKTVRPIKIEVGILPGAHGSALFTRGETQAIVTTTLGTSRDMQIIDALEGESKDPFLFHYNFPPYSVGEAGRMMGPGRREIGHGRLAKRGLLAVMPTVEEFPYTIRAVSEITESNGSSSMASVCGSSLALMDAGVPIKSAVAGIAMGLVKEGDKFAILTDILGDEDHLGDMDFKVAGTKEGITALQMDIKINGITDEIMELALEQAYGARQHILGEMNKVIAASRTELSSRAPSITTIKINPEKIRDVIGKGGSTIRSICEETGASIDLDDDGNVKIYADNMEAAQAAVKRVMEITAEIEVGAIYQGRVERIVDFGAFVNILPGKDGLVHISQISDRRIENVTDELKEGQEVLVKVLDVDNRGRVKLSMKEVKEGEKPTDLSA from the coding sequence GTGGAACCTAAACCCGTAACTAAAACGTTCGAACTTGGTGGCAAAACCGTTACTTTGGAAACTGGCCGTATTGCTCGTCAGGCCACCGGTGCCGTACTCGTAACCATCGACGATATTTCTGTGCTGGGCACCGTTGTAGGTGCTAAAGAAGCCAAGCCTGGTCAGGGCTTTTTTCCACTGACCGTTAACTACACCGAAAAAACCTACTCTGTGGGTAAAATTCCCGGTGGATTCTTTAAGCGTGAAGCGCGTCCTACAGAAAAAGAGACGCTGACGTCACGCCTGATCGACCGTCCGATTCGTCCGCTGTTTCCCAATGGTTTCATGAACGAAGTTCAGGTTGTGCTGACCGTTATGTCAGCCAACAAAACGCAGGATCCTGACATTGCTGCCATGCTGGCGGCTTCTGCGGCGCTGGCTATTTCTGGCATTCCATTTGAAGGTCCCATTGGTGCTTCCCGCGTTGGCTTTACCAACGAGCGTGGCTACTTCCTGAACCCGACTCACGAAGAGCGTTCAACCTCGCTGCTGGACATGATTGTTGCCGGTACCGAAGACGCCGTGCTGATGGTGGAATCCCAAGCTAAAAGCCTAACGGAAGACCAAATGCTGGGCGCCGTGCTGTTTGCCCACCAGGAAATGCAGACTGCCGTTAGCGCCATTAAAGAATTTGCCGCTGAAATTGGCAAGCCTCGCTGGGAATGGCAGGCTGAAACCGTAAACGCCGAACTGATGGGCGCGATCAAGGCTGACTTCGCTGACGCTATCGCAGAGGCCTACAGCATCCGCGATAAAATGGACCGTTACGCGCGCCTGGGCGAGATCAAAGCCGCCGCCGTTGCAAAACTGGCCGGTGACGAAGAAGGCAAGCACTCCGCTGAAGACGTCAAAAAGTGTTTCGGTAAGACCGAAAAGCACGTTGTTCGCCAGCAAGTTATTGACGGCAAGCCGCGTATTGACGGACGTGACACTAAGACCGTGCGCCCGATCAAAATCGAAGTGGGTATTCTGCCGGGTGCTCACGGCTCTGCGCTGTTCACCCGTGGCGAAACCCAAGCCATCGTGACCACCACGCTGGGCACGTCGCGCGACATGCAGATTATTGACGCGCTGGAAGGCGAAAGCAAAGACCCGTTCCTGTTCCATTACAACTTCCCTCCGTACTCCGTTGGCGAAGCTGGTCGTATGATGGGCCCCGGCCGTCGTGAAATTGGTCACGGACGCCTGGCCAAGCGCGGTCTTCTGGCCGTAATGCCAACCGTTGAAGAGTTTCCGTACACTATTCGTGCGGTGTCTGAAATCACCGAATCCAACGGTTCCAGCTCTATGGCATCGGTGTGTGGCTCCAGTCTGGCACTGATGGACGCAGGTGTGCCTATCAAGTCTGCCGTGGCCGGTATTGCCATGGGTCTGGTCAAAGAAGGTGACAAGTTCGCGATCCTGACGGACATCCTGGGCGACGAAGATCACCTTGGTGACATGGACTTCAAAGTAGCCGGTACCAAAGAAGGTATCACCGCGCTGCAGATGGACATCAAGATCAACGGCATCACTGACGAAATCATGGAACTGGCCCTGGAGCAAGCCTACGGCGCTCGCCAGCATATCCTTGGCGAGATGAATAAGGTGATTGCGGCTTCGCGTACCGAGCTGTCATCACGTGCGCCTAGCATTACCACCATCAAGATCAACCCGGAGAAAATCCGTGACGTGATCGGTAAGGGCGGTTCTACCATCCGCTCTATCTGTGAGGAAACTGGTGCGTCTATTGATTTGGACGACGACGGCAACGTGAAAATCTACGCCGACAACATGGAAGCGGCACAGGCTGCGGTTAAGCGGGTCATGGAAATTACCGCTGAAATCGAAGTGGGTGCTATTTACCAGGGTCGGGTTGAGCGCATCGTCGACTTCGGCGCGTTTGTAAACATTCTGCCGGGCAAAGATGGCCTAGTGCACATCTCTCAGATTTCTGACCGTCGCATTGAAAACGTGACTGACGAGCTGAAAGAAGGCCAGGAAGTTCTGGTTAAAGTGCTGGATGTAGACAACCGTGGCCGCGTTAAGCTGTCTATGAAGGAAGTGAAAGAAGGCGAAAAGCCGACTGACCTTTCTGCCTGA
- a CDS encoding alpha/beta hydrolase, producing the protein MRTLGSLVIGTLALSGCSSLFFFPDQTTYITPDRLNLEYSDAFINTADGEVLHGWWLPAATEQQNEGDIASENNAKGTVYYLHGNAQNISSHIMNVAWLPAEGYNVFALDYRGYGRSTGTPDIKGALHDVESGMRWLVQQPQTQGKPIFLLGQSLGGALAIPLAAEWQQRNEQPPLNGVILDGTFAGFRAIARDKLASFWLTWPLQAPLSWTIPNDYEGTDYIGHISPTPLLMIHSVRDGIIPFANGESLYQVAKQPKQFLQTDTPHTATFALPEYQQSLIDFLDRTSKL; encoded by the coding sequence ATGCGGACGCTGGGTAGTCTGGTGATCGGCACCCTTGCGTTAAGCGGTTGCAGTAGCCTCTTCTTTTTCCCCGACCAGACCACTTATATAACACCGGATCGGCTGAATCTAGAATACAGCGATGCGTTTATCAATACTGCAGACGGCGAAGTGTTGCACGGCTGGTGGTTGCCAGCCGCAACCGAACAGCAGAACGAAGGCGACATAGCATCGGAAAACAACGCGAAAGGCACTGTTTACTACCTGCACGGCAACGCCCAGAACATCAGCAGCCACATCATGAACGTAGCTTGGCTTCCGGCCGAAGGCTATAACGTCTTTGCCCTGGACTACCGCGGCTATGGCCGCTCAACCGGCACGCCGGATATTAAAGGTGCCCTGCACGATGTAGAAAGCGGAATGCGCTGGCTAGTCCAGCAACCACAAACCCAAGGCAAACCCATCTTCCTGCTAGGCCAAAGCCTGGGCGGTGCGCTGGCCATTCCCCTGGCGGCAGAGTGGCAGCAACGCAACGAACAACCACCGTTAAACGGAGTAATCCTCGACGGCACCTTCGCTGGCTTTCGCGCCATCGCCCGCGACAAACTCGCCAGCTTCTGGCTCACCTGGCCGCTGCAGGCGCCTCTGAGTTGGACCATCCCCAACGATTACGAAGGGACCGACTATATCGGCCATATTAGCCCTACTCCGCTACTGATGATTCACAGCGTGCGCGACGGCATAATCCCCTTTGCCAACGGTGAAAGTTTGTATCAGGTAGCGAAGCAGCCCAAGCAGTTTCTCCAAACCGATACACCGCACACGGCGACCTTTGCGCTTCCGGAATATCAACAAAGCCTGATTGATTTTCTGGACAGAACCTCAAAACTCTAA
- a CDS encoding FAD-binding protein, whose translation MTQDLHSLLTANGFDNFELCEVFNQLQANTLYNKGTESISRNLYGAIKVQKIEVVSNLFKLANKLATCEQKKIVFYPISTGNNWGYGTSLPNSPSENSVILDLSLMNNIEIVNEYLGLVRIEPGVTQGQLSDYFEKHNLPFMVPVTGAGASCSILANALERGYGITPHQDHFAALTDLKAVLPNGQHYQSPLSQLSSEAGQADLVNQTYKWNVGPYLDGLFTQSGLGVVYQATIRLKRIPAGFDSFYIDYKNDEDVRVAIEFIKSTLERFEGIVGSINLMDRLRIISMLKPNPNKDTGNVLSSEQIETITKKEMVAAWTIVGSIYGEPGVVKQVKNLIIKAAKPHAHHIIFSGDVKIKIAKSVFEKMPAWFLPAIQDKLKSLAASIEIMRGKPNEIAKPLCYWRTTVPEQQSIIKDPAKDKCGLLWYAPLIPMSPDSVSRYTQHVRTVCRKHNIDPLITFTNLRHDLIDSTIPILFNQFSNLSVSNAHACLDELVTEGITLGYIPYRLNIDQQLRWFDGHLQSDQIMQRIYKAFDENGISQIGRYGK comes from the coding sequence TTGACACAAGACTTGCACTCACTATTAACTGCCAATGGTTTTGATAATTTCGAACTCTGTGAAGTATTTAACCAGCTTCAGGCCAACACGCTTTACAACAAAGGTACTGAATCGATCTCCAGAAATCTCTACGGTGCGATAAAGGTACAAAAAATTGAAGTAGTAAGCAATTTATTTAAATTAGCAAACAAGCTTGCAACATGCGAACAGAAAAAGATTGTTTTTTACCCCATATCGACCGGCAATAACTGGGGGTATGGCACCTCCCTGCCCAATTCACCCAGCGAAAATTCGGTCATCCTCGATTTGTCGCTAATGAATAACATTGAAATAGTCAATGAGTACTTGGGCTTGGTCAGGATTGAGCCCGGCGTCACTCAAGGCCAGCTCAGTGACTATTTCGAGAAACATAATCTTCCGTTCATGGTACCGGTTACTGGAGCAGGTGCGTCCTGCTCGATTCTGGCAAACGCTCTGGAGCGGGGTTATGGAATAACACCCCATCAGGACCATTTTGCAGCGCTTACCGATCTCAAAGCTGTATTGCCAAACGGGCAGCATTATCAATCACCACTGAGCCAGCTATCGTCTGAAGCGGGCCAAGCCGATCTGGTGAATCAGACTTATAAATGGAATGTTGGCCCCTACCTTGATGGCCTTTTTACACAATCAGGGCTCGGCGTTGTCTATCAAGCCACCATTCGCTTAAAACGAATTCCCGCTGGATTTGATTCATTTTATATTGACTATAAAAATGACGAAGACGTTAGAGTTGCAATAGAATTTATCAAAAGTACACTGGAAAGATTTGAAGGCATTGTTGGCTCGATAAATCTAATGGATCGACTTCGCATTATTTCAATGCTGAAACCAAATCCAAATAAAGACACAGGTAATGTATTAAGCAGCGAACAGATAGAGACAATCACAAAGAAGGAAATGGTGGCTGCCTGGACCATAGTGGGTTCAATATACGGTGAGCCCGGTGTTGTTAAACAAGTCAAAAATCTGATTATAAAGGCTGCCAAGCCCCACGCCCATCACATAATATTTTCGGGTGATGTAAAAATTAAGATCGCAAAATCAGTGTTTGAGAAAATGCCCGCGTGGTTTCTACCAGCGATTCAGGACAAGTTAAAGTCGCTCGCGGCCAGCATTGAGATTATGCGCGGAAAGCCCAATGAAATCGCTAAACCTCTATGCTATTGGCGAACCACTGTGCCTGAACAACAGTCAATTATTAAGGATCCGGCAAAAGACAAATGCGGACTGTTATGGTACGCGCCCCTGATCCCCATGTCCCCGGATAGTGTTAGCAGGTATACCCAACATGTGCGTACAGTCTGCAGGAAACATAACATAGACCCTTTAATCACGTTCACAAATTTACGCCATGATCTGATAGATAGCACCATTCCAATTTTATTTAATCAGTTTTCTAATCTGTCTGTTAGCAATGCTCACGCGTGTTTAGACGAGCTGGTAACGGAGGGAATTACCTTGGGCTACATTCCTTATCGGTTAAATATTGATCAGCAACTGAGGTGGTTTGATGGCCACCTGCAGTCCGATCAAATAATGCAAAGGATATACAAAGCTTTTGATGAAAATGGCATTAGCCAGATTGGCCGTTATGGGAAATAG
- a CDS encoding PEP-CTERM/exosortase system-associated acyltransferase, which translates to MASRFTRLLLSKKEYRAYVKSAKNIFKKKAYLTKEDGSWESVKQTLNIRKAWSSLLKLREANAACSRFMQFFSFDIATTVELEREAYKIRHQVYCEELGWEALRESGEETDEFDNHAAYCLVRHRSTNVFAGTVRIVNSTEENKEALPIEKYCLDTITDLAYSPTNFPREHICEFSRLAVPSSFRRRQTDKFPGAATGSINVMQYSKNELRCFSFIAIGLYFSAASLAMKLGKKHAYVMMEPRLARNMGFVGIKFRQIGPVVDYHGRRAPYYINAELLHAHLARGFKMMLKNIKHSIDQ; encoded by the coding sequence ATGGCAAGCCGGTTTACACGCTTACTTTTGAGTAAAAAAGAATATAGGGCCTACGTAAAGAGCGCAAAAAACATATTTAAAAAAAAGGCTTACTTAACAAAAGAAGACGGATCTTGGGAAAGTGTAAAGCAGACATTGAATATCAGAAAAGCTTGGAGTTCCTTATTAAAATTGAGGGAAGCCAATGCCGCGTGCAGTCGCTTTATGCAGTTTTTCTCATTTGACATCGCCACGACGGTTGAACTGGAGCGTGAAGCCTATAAAATACGCCACCAGGTCTACTGCGAGGAACTGGGGTGGGAAGCTCTGCGCGAATCTGGCGAAGAGACAGACGAATTTGATAATCACGCCGCCTATTGCCTGGTCAGACATAGGTCGACCAATGTGTTTGCGGGCACGGTACGTATTGTTAATAGTACAGAAGAAAATAAAGAAGCATTACCCATTGAGAAGTACTGCCTCGACACAATTACAGACCTTGCCTATTCACCCACCAACTTCCCCAGAGAGCATATCTGTGAGTTTTCAAGATTGGCCGTGCCGTCTTCATTCCGTCGGCGTCAAACTGACAAATTTCCAGGCGCCGCCACGGGCAGCATCAACGTGATGCAATATTCTAAAAATGAATTACGCTGCTTCTCATTCATTGCCATTGGCTTGTATTTTTCTGCCGCTTCATTGGCTATGAAACTGGGAAAAAAACACGCCTACGTAATGATGGAACCGCGGCTAGCCAGAAACATGGGTTTTGTGGGCATTAAATTCAGACAAATAGGTCCTGTCGTTGATTATCATGGCCGGCGAGCGCCCTATTATATCAATGCCGAACTTTTGCATGCGCATTTGGCTAGAGGCTTCAAAATGATGCTTAAAAACATCAAGCACTCTATTGACCAATAG
- a CDS encoding DUF4105 domain-containing protein: MGQTFRSGAAAALFALLPMPALAETVSVPAGLHLSPGWLTLGHYHQPNLSSGFKSQADDDAFFLSADGKLSPKAELAATLAAIQQPGGGDLHARCRFPARSTWLQQELNLNLPAVDCPAYQQWQDELNTETVTLVFAASYLNSPSSMFGHTFLRLDPPQDDNDTNLLLANTISYAADAAAHDGELMFAYRGIFGGYPGITTVRPYYEKIRLYSDIEHRDLWEYQLNLKQSEVNRMTAHAWEIQDKNFDYYFFDENCAYRLLALIDVARPGTDLLDEVNTHAIPTDTVRWVIEKNLVANVEYRPSAATAVSYSLESLGSQQQLIASALANGYLQPDSAELMALNEADRAAVLDASYDYVRYQSEADGWPRDFAAPLSHALLRERSKLIADQPGQPPRPLVRDDQGHDTFRLSLGAGRAEYASSGRNFSLLSFRPAYHDFLDPPEGYRSGAQLQFLRFDARYYTDNNELQLEQFTAIDVRSLSPRNRFFSPLSWQVSFGGRRTDTGRGRVLAPYLDGGAGGSWRIANNTQAFALATADLEIDDDLGRGYDAAPGADLGLLHQTPRFSLLAGVKTKSWIVSSKHRQDQLYGKASWHLGREFSVFAEFNREDHFDRMQNTWQAGLHAYF, encoded by the coding sequence ATGGGCCAAACTTTTCGTTCTGGTGCAGCCGCAGCCTTATTCGCGTTGCTACCAATGCCGGCCCTGGCTGAGACAGTCAGCGTACCTGCCGGCCTACATCTGTCGCCAGGCTGGCTAACACTGGGCCATTACCACCAGCCAAACCTGAGCAGCGGTTTCAAAAGCCAGGCCGACGACGATGCATTTTTTCTCAGTGCCGACGGCAAGCTCTCCCCAAAGGCTGAATTAGCGGCCACACTTGCGGCCATTCAACAGCCGGGCGGCGGAGACCTGCACGCGCGCTGCCGATTTCCAGCCCGATCAACCTGGCTGCAACAAGAGCTGAATCTGAATTTGCCTGCGGTTGATTGCCCCGCGTATCAGCAATGGCAGGATGAGCTAAACACAGAAACCGTTACCCTAGTGTTTGCGGCGTCCTATCTGAACAGCCCGTCGTCTATGTTCGGCCATACGTTTCTGCGCCTGGACCCACCTCAGGATGACAACGACACTAACCTGCTACTGGCCAACACCATTTCCTACGCCGCCGATGCCGCCGCCCACGACGGTGAGCTGATGTTTGCCTATCGCGGTATTTTTGGTGGCTACCCGGGCATTACCACGGTTCGGCCCTACTACGAAAAAATCCGTCTATACTCGGATATTGAACACCGGGATTTATGGGAATATCAGTTAAACCTGAAGCAAAGCGAGGTCAACAGAATGACCGCCCACGCCTGGGAGATTCAGGACAAAAACTTCGACTATTACTTTTTTGACGAAAACTGCGCCTACCGACTGCTGGCGCTGATTGATGTGGCACGGCCAGGCACTGACTTGCTGGATGAGGTAAATACCCACGCCATTCCAACAGATACCGTGCGCTGGGTAATCGAAAAGAACCTGGTAGCCAATGTGGAATACCGGCCCTCGGCCGCAACCGCGGTCAGCTATTCGCTGGAATCTCTTGGCTCCCAGCAGCAGCTCATTGCCTCTGCCCTGGCCAACGGTTACCTGCAACCGGACAGCGCGGAACTGATGGCACTCAACGAGGCCGACCGGGCCGCCGTGCTGGATGCAAGTTACGATTACGTACGCTACCAGAGCGAAGCCGATGGCTGGCCCCGTGACTTCGCCGCCCCGCTATCACATGCTCTTTTGCGAGAACGCAGTAAACTGATTGCAGACCAGCCCGGGCAGCCGCCGAGGCCGTTGGTGCGAGACGATCAAGGCCATGACACTTTCCGTTTGAGCCTAGGCGCCGGTCGCGCAGAGTACGCGTCAAGCGGCCGCAACTTCTCCCTATTGAGCTTTCGCCCCGCATACCATGATTTCTTGGATCCTCCCGAAGGCTACCGGAGCGGGGCTCAACTGCAGTTTCTGCGATTTGACGCTCGCTATTACACCGATAACAACGAGTTGCAGCTCGAGCAGTTTACCGCCATTGATGTGCGCTCGCTGAGCCCCCGCAATCGCTTTTTCTCGCCGCTGTCGTGGCAGGTCAGCTTTGGCGGTCGGCGCACGGATACAGGGCGTGGAAGAGTTCTGGCACCCTATCTGGACGGCGGCGCCGGCGGCAGCTGGCGTATCGCTAACAACACGCAGGCGTTTGCTCTGGCAACGGCGGATCTGGAAATTGATGACGATTTAGGGCGCGGCTACGATGCAGCACCCGGCGCTGATCTGGGACTTCTGCACCAGACACCCCGCTTCAGCCTGTTGGCCGGCGTGAAAACCAAATCCTGGATTGTCAGCAGCAAGCATAGGCAGGACCAGCTCTACGGCAAAGCAAGCTGGCATCTTGGCCGCGAATTCAGCGTGTTCGCCGAATTCAACCGTGAAGACCACTTCGACAGGATGCAAAACACATGGCAAGCCGGTTTACACGCTTACTTTTGA
- a CDS encoding DUF3015 domain-containing protein has protein sequence MKKLIAGAILLGVSSMAFAQPGCGVGAMIWKGQAGIAPHVLAATTNASFGNQTFGMTTGTLGCSTNASVQSMAMYMDSNIDKVARDMSRGNGENLDTLAVLLGVEQADRDNFRSVLQDNFATIFPNADTTSDQAVSAIVALLQQDAGLSKYVAA, from the coding sequence ATGAAAAAACTGATCGCAGGTGCAATTCTTCTGGGTGTTTCGTCTATGGCCTTTGCACAACCGGGCTGTGGCGTTGGCGCCATGATCTGGAAAGGACAGGCCGGTATTGCGCCGCACGTACTAGCGGCAACCACCAATGCATCGTTCGGTAACCAGACCTTTGGTATGACCACGGGCACCCTGGGTTGCTCAACCAATGCTTCTGTTCAATCCATGGCGATGTACATGGACAGCAACATCGACAAAGTAGCTCGTGACATGTCACGCGGCAACGGCGAAAACCTGGACACCCTGGCGGTTCTACTGGGCGTAGAGCAGGCTGACCGTGACAACTTCCGCAGCGTGCTGCAGGACAATTTCGCGACCATCTTCCCGAATGCAGACACCACCTCTGACCAGGCCGTTAGCGCTATTGTTGCCTTGCTGCAGCAAGATGCCGGCCTGAGCAAGTACGTCGCTGCCTGA
- a CDS encoding ABC transporter ATP-binding protein, which produces MLILEDIHTHYGKIEALHGVSVEINEGEIVTLIGANGAGKTTLLMTVCGSPQASAGRVVLEGRDITKEPTSQIMRSGIAIVPEGRRIFSGLTVKENLHMGGFFNTKSEIRKSQEHVYELFPRLKERESQRAGTMSGGEQQMLAIGRALMSKPRLIILDEPSLGLAPLIIKQIFEIIGKLRDDGMTVFLVEQNAHQALNLADRGYVLETGRIRLHDTGANLLVNPQVREAYLGG; this is translated from the coding sequence ATGTTGATACTGGAAGATATACACACCCACTATGGCAAAATCGAAGCCCTGCACGGCGTATCGGTTGAAATAAATGAGGGCGAAATTGTCACGCTGATCGGCGCCAACGGCGCCGGCAAAACCACACTGCTGATGACCGTATGCGGTAGCCCCCAAGCCAGTGCTGGCCGGGTTGTGCTTGAAGGCCGCGACATCACCAAAGAGCCAACCTCGCAAATCATGCGTTCCGGCATTGCCATAGTGCCCGAAGGCAGGCGCATTTTCTCCGGGCTAACGGTGAAAGAAAATCTGCACATGGGTGGTTTTTTCAACACGAAATCAGAAATTCGAAAAAGCCAGGAGCACGTTTACGAACTCTTCCCGCGCCTGAAAGAACGCGAAAGCCAGCGCGCCGGCACCATGTCTGGCGGCGAGCAGCAAATGCTGGCCATTGGCCGCGCGCTGATGAGCAAACCGCGACTGATCATTCTGGACGAGCCGTCCTTAGGCCTGGCACCGCTTATTATCAAACAGATTTTCGAGATTATCGGAAAACTGCGCGATGACGGCATGACGGTATTTCTGGTAGAACAGAACGCCCACCAGGCGCTGAATTTGGCCGACCGGGGTTACGTGTTGGAAACCGGGCGCATTCGCCTGCATGACACGGGGGCAAACCTGCTGGTGAATCCGCAAGTGCGGGAGGCGTATCTGGGCGGGTGA
- the livG gene encoding high-affinity branched-chain amino acid ABC transporter ATP-binding protein LivG, with product MLEIQNLAMRFGGLLAVDGVSLNVQEREIHSIIGPNGAGKTTVFNCMSGFYKPSGGKIIFRGKEIQGKPDYKISRMGMVRTFQHVRLFTQMSVVENLLVAQHRHLNTNLLAGLVKTPNYRERERKSLDRAAYWLERIGMLDQANVDAGNLSYGQQRRLEIARCMVTMPQLLMLDEPAAGLNPAETLELNRLIVSLKEDYSVSVVLIEHDMNLVMDISDRITVINQGRPLASGTPQEVRANEDVIKAYLGEA from the coding sequence ATGCTTGAAATACAAAACCTGGCCATGCGTTTTGGCGGTCTACTGGCGGTAGACGGCGTAAGTCTGAATGTTCAGGAACGGGAAATTCACTCTATTATTGGCCCCAACGGTGCCGGTAAAACCACCGTGTTCAACTGCATGAGCGGGTTTTATAAACCCAGCGGCGGCAAGATCATCTTTCGAGGGAAGGAGATTCAAGGCAAACCGGATTATAAAATCTCGCGCATGGGTATGGTGCGCACGTTTCAGCACGTGCGGCTGTTTACTCAAATGTCGGTGGTGGAAAACCTGTTGGTGGCACAGCACCGGCACTTGAATACCAACCTGCTGGCCGGTCTTGTAAAAACGCCGAACTATCGTGAGCGTGAGCGGAAATCTCTGGATCGCGCCGCCTACTGGTTAGAGCGGATTGGCATGCTAGACCAGGCCAACGTCGATGCCGGAAACCTGTCTTACGGCCAGCAGCGGCGCCTGGAAATAGCACGCTGCATGGTCACCATGCCGCAGTTGTTGATGCTGGACGAGCCCGCAGCCGGCTTGAACCCGGCGGAAACCCTGGAGCTGAACCGGCTGATTGTCAGCTTGAAAGAAGACTACAGCGTGTCGGTGGTGCTGATTGAGCACGACATGAACCTGGTAATGGATATTTCCGACCGGATTACGGTGATTAACCAGGGCCGCCCACTTGCCAGCGGAACACCGCAGGAAGTGCGTGCAAACGAAGACGTTATCAAAGCCTACCTGGGCGAGGCCTGA